The Acropora muricata isolate sample 2 chromosome 4, ASM3666990v1, whole genome shotgun sequence genome contains the following window.
TTATTTGAATTGTCATTTTCTTTAGATGACAACGAGTAAAATAAGTGCTTCTTATTTTGCCTTTGTTACTGGAAGACAAGGAGCAAGAAGGTTTCCGTAATTAGTCATCCTGGGGGTTTGCCGAAGATGAATATTGAAGTAGTTCAACAGATCAAGGGTCAAAGGTGAGATTTCGCTAAGAAGCTTCGTGGGGCAACTCGATAGCTGTGTTTAATTTAAACGGACGGTTGTTCGGTAGCTGCAATATCTAATGGGCGCTCCTAGATATTCACTGTAAACTGTTTTACAAGGGCAGAACAATACCGTGAGTAAACAAAGAGAGGACAGAGCTTACAAATGTCAGAAAGGAGCAGCTGCTACTTCTACATTCAATTCTCCTAAAATATGATAACGTTGCTGGAGTTAACCAGGAccccaaaaattgaaaaaaatgaagtcaCTTACATNNNNNNNNNNNNNNNNNNNNNNNNNNNNNNNNNNNNNNNNNNNNNNNNNNNNNNNNNNNNNNNNNNNNNNNNNNNNNNNNNNNNNNNNNNNNNNNNNNNNTGAAGCTTGTCCATGGCAACATTTCCGCAACACTGGCCAATGATCTTTGTGGCTTTGCATGTTGGTGGTGTAAAATCCGAGCCCCCCTTTACACGTCGTGCTTGTTTGGAACGGCCCAAACTTGCCTGCACCAATCTCTCTTTTTTGAGCAGGCGCTGCAGAGTCAGTTTGGCTTCTTCTATGCTGCACAAATAGTAATCGAACGCTGCGACGATAGCGACCTGGTTTGTAATACTCCGTTTATCATAATGcccttaaaaaaataaagaaagacacGAAAGCATTGCTCAAGAATGACAAAAACACAGCCTAAGATATGTTGCGTGTAAAACAGATAGTACTTCAATACTTCAGTACGCTGTGCTAGGAAATAGTTCCTCAGATATAACCCTTTTTTCTCTCCATTGATCGAAAGCATTTCCATAATGGATTGTTAATAAACAATACTTCAAGCTTAGCGAAAATCACACTCAAGATTTGTTAACGAAGCGGACTATTTCGACCAATTTACTCATCCATCCACGAAAATAATCAATAAACACATGAAAGCACAATTTCCTTCATTCGGCACTTCATAATTTAATTGTCGAATTTTTGGCCGAGCAAATTGTTTTGTGCGCAAAGAATTCCATTTCTGTACTTACCTCTTTCATTACTTTCTGCATATCCTCATGATATTGTCCATTTCATCTCCATGTTTTTCAAGCGATTCATCATGTTTTTGTTCACTGAaatcataaaataaaactgaGACAAAACGAAAGATCACTGCACTTCtcctaaaggaaaaaaatgctgATATTACGGTTGGGCTACTAAATCGATTACTTGGCCGCGAAGCAGTGAAGAATCATTAATGACAGATATCCTACCCCTTTTTAGATGTTTGACTTGTGATTCGATTACGCCGATTCTACCGTGTGTGAAACGCAATGTCATGTCGACGGCGCTCACAATGGACAAAACCCGACCCAGGTTTTGCTTGGAGTTTAAACGAACAGTCTTGAATTTGATGccatttttggctttttttagcGATAGAAACTTGTGGCAGTTGAGTCGCCAGTAGAAACAGCGCGAGGACTACACAAGTGGCTTTCAACATGACGACCGGGATTTTAAGTTGCAACTGATATGGAGAAGTTCTTTTCGTTCTTCAAAATGGCATGAAAGATGTGGTTGCCGTTACTAAAATCGGCTGATTTAATATGATCATGATGTAATTTGAATCTCGCCTTTTTTCATGTTCACTATAGGAAacaaaacattgattttatttcaatgatGGTGAATAAGGAGGTCGTCCAAAATAATAGATTGGGGTCAAACAATAGTCACACAATTCTTCTTGGATTGACAGATtctaaatatgctatttttctCCCGGTGATATTCTTATGAAATGAATCAAAACTAGGGAGTTGTAAATCCTCTTTGCTCACATTGATGCTCGGCGGAGAAAGTCACTTCAcctactagttggatttgacttcCTCTCAATGATTGATTATTCCTATTTCCGTGTTCATTACGATCATTAATGGAAAAAGGGGAAATAAAATCACTTATTTGAAGGAAATGGGAATGACAAAATAAGACCACAGAAATGTATAAATGGAATTAACGTTCATTTTAATGGCTCATCTTTCTGCCGACGTTGGGAGTTCAAATGTGAATATTTTCTCCTGTCAGTAGTACTTTCATATTTAAATATGGCATAACAACAGCAGTAATTAATTATCAACGAAAGGTTGACGATTTGGGATTAGCTGCTTGCTTTTCGAAGAGCGCTCGACATGAATGCagttttaacttaatttttgaaaCAAGGATTCTTCCTTTCATACCCTGCCATTGATAAGACTTATCAGTGCATGAAAAAGGAACTTACTTTGGAGCAGAGAATCCGGCCCAGTTACTAAATATCATCCCTTAGAACAAGTACCCGAACGTAAGTGTTCTTCCAATATGGGACAGTGCAAATtcaatcaaataaaattaaatgatgTTGGGAAGAAAAGCAGAGAACTCGTGGGACAGAGTTCTTTTGCCACAGTCGACAagagaaaaatgagaaaaatggGTGTAAATAAAAATGCAAGGGCTTGAATTCATTAAATTCATCCCATGTTTGAACAACGTCCGGAATATTCTTGCTTGCAACCGAAACGAAAGACTTGCAGCAGTGAGGAAAATAGGTAGTTAAAAGCGGCTCACTGTTATTTGCGAAATGGAACAAAACGAAACGAGTATCTGTATATTGAGAAAAGGACTCGAAATCTGTCATtttcgaaaacaaaatttttaggTTCGGTAAATTCCGAAAGGAAGCTTATCACCGTACTCTAGAggaagcaaacacgacggcgacggaagcgagaacgtcatctgaaaatgtaacttcgtgttaATGCAGTCAATTTTTactattcaaagtcgttatggttgaaaaatgtgttctaactgacctggaattaaattggaacaagcgcttggggcataagaagacaaaattgaacatttgtcatcatatgctgacgtcgtctacacaactgcaaaacaggtcatttcacgtcgtagacagaacgagaacgtcttcaaaatgtcaaaagatgcagcatgcacgtgcaaagcgtgcaaaaatactgttttccattgtcaaatatgcaaatttatggggtttttgttgccgtcgtcgtcgtggttgcctaagctcccgattgcagaaacaaaaagttacattttcagatgacgttctcgcttccgtcgccgtcgtgtttgcttaagctccctattagcaTGAGGAAGGTAATacagtgggaaaaaaaaatataccaGGGATGGGTAACAGGGGAAGGTTcgacattttttgttttctcgctCAACATGGCCTCCTTCGAAGCATGGCATTCCATAAACACCCTGTTTTTCTCTTGTTCTCCTTTGATGGCCAGACGTTTCTTGCAATTTCCAGTGAACCAAATTATAGCCCTTCCTTCAGCGTCGGTCGATTATTCGTTGACTGGAGTGTTATTTCTACCGAATACTGTTCTGTCGTTCTCCTTAGTACGTGTTTATCGACTCCTATAAAATCAGGAGAATACTGCTTGTGTAAAATATGATTAATATGTTACCGTAAGGGGTTAATTCTTTGTACTATTGTTTTACCTCAACACCAAACAAAGGAGAAAGCCGTATAGGCGCCCTGGCACTAGTGCCCATTGTTCGAGGGAACAGATAAAACCGGAAGCACAAAACACTGTCATCGGATTTCTAGATAAACACGGAAAACGCCTTAAAACTGGACCTATTCAAGAACATTTTCAGTGACCACAGGGTCGAGCCAGTAGTGGATTCTTTCCTTCAGTATCCTGTAGCTTGTTCGTTGGCGTTCTGCATCACCATCTATATTTTCTACCCAGTTTTCTATGAGAGGGATGCGACGAGAGGATTGCGTTGGTTCACGTCGTGAATGTAGTGTTCGTTCTTCTGTCGGTGGTGTCAATTTTTCTCAAGCCTGCACTCTCACTGACGGCCGATCGCATTATTTTTCGACCGACACCATCATGTTCCACGTTTGACAACCCTGCGCGCTACTTGTGTTTTACCCTCAGTAGCCCAAATCACGATCAAGTGTTCTATACAACAACGTGGCGAAAATGTGATAATTCTGATGCAAATATGAGAAATGCCTCCAAATTCTACATTATCTCCTCTTGGATACCTTCGTTTGACCACTTCCTTACCAAAAGGCCAGTTAAATTTGAACCCGACAGCTCTCCTGGCGAGAATAAAAAGTCATACATGCTAGCTACCTGAAAATTATTGTGTGCGGGCAGCTGGTCCGGTGGGAGAGGATAAAGTCAAAGTTGCCTTTTACAGCATAAGCGGATCTCAGCAGCATCTCCTTGACTCCGGTTATGTGAACAGAACTGAACTTAAGGAATTTCATTCTGGTTGGTATCTTGTTTCGAGTTGTCATGGTGGCTGTTTAACTGTACACTTGGGTATGTAAGCTCCAATTATGTGCGACTGTATCAACACACAAGAATGCTACTTCTTGAACAAAGAGGTCAGCTTCCAAATTGATGATGTTGTAGCCCGCATGACATTCAATTATGACTCAAGCTGGTGTGTTTGTATGGAGCACCTGAAATAGAGGCTTTGTAACTATGAGCTTTGTTGCAATATAGTTCATAGAAGATAAAGGCGAAGCTATCATCAACAGAAGGAACTTTTATAGTTGTTATTGTTTGATTGGTTACAATAAAACTTCCAATTTTGTTGGGACTCTTCCTAGATTGCCAGCTACAAGAGGTGTCAGCTAACAGGACAAACCTGGTTCTAGGAGAAAGAATAAACTTAACCTTATTCCAAAGGCATTGTATTGTAGGAGTCCAGGGCATTAACTTAAATATGCTGGTATAATTTTGTACATATATTTCTTAAAAGTCAGAGCATTGAGAGTAATGATGATGGAGTTAAATGAACAACTCTTTAAGGCTGGGAAAATTTAAGTGTTAGGTGGAGCATAATGCAAAAAACCAAGAGTGCAGTTTTCAACATATTGTTTTCAAGGGTGATTCTGAGAGGTACAAGGCTGGAATATTTGAGCGTAACGTTCTGACCAAAAGTCCAGAGCGGTTTGCATTCATGGAAAAGGTTGCCTCTCAAAACACCATTTGCTTCCTTCTCCAGCCATTCCAACAGTCTTCAACTGTTTCTTTTCCATTGGTGGATTGAGCTGAGTCTGCACCTTCATGGTTTAATAGGTGGTGTGTGCACAATAGTTAATGCTTTCCAaaatattttaggtttttccAAAATAGTTAACTAACATCTGCAGTTTTTGTAGGCAGAGTTTTAAAAATCATTCAAATTATTGAGTTTTCACAGAAAATATTTTAGTCCTTTCTCTCTTGATACTAATTTGgtttgaaattttgttgtttctgcTTAACATTGAGTGCTTTatacagttttattttatttttaatagtaTTGAATTGTACACCCCCCACATCTGCCTGAGTACATTTCAATGaagatgtttattattattagtattattatcactattattattattattattattattattattaagtgcacttccactgtaaataaagaattattattattattaatcagtGATTATAAATAAGATCAATGATAAAGAAAAGTAGGAAGGGGTGttggaacaaaaaaaaggaatgtcTGCCAACAGAAGAGAGCTTATCTCAATCGAATTACAAACCCTATAAAATGATGGTTACCTTTGTGAAACAAATGCTTTCATGGTAAATGTATAGCATTtttatagcgcattttctacaTGAATATATTGAAATTtactttacaacactttgtgggggacttgtgccagactgctttatggcacagttcacaatctttaATTAATATAACCAATAGAATTCACAGGTGTCCCAGAAGAGAATGAGtgaggccagaccacaacaccaggaactccatACCCTAccctttacgaatagtgtgtaggtgctttaacgtcccacagttatttacaacaaggattgtgagacaggaccgacctctggcttatagtccttatgcAACAATTTCAAAAGTATGATTTCCTTTCAAAGCATGATTTGCTCATTCTTGTTGTCTGCACCATGATTACCTTTTTTCTCTCCTTGTTTTTCTCCTCGGGCGCTATTTTTCAGTGAATATTTGTGACGCTGCTTTTATTAGATCAAGAAATCCCCTGGAATTATCTCTTAAAGTAAGACACCTGATGGTAAGTCGGGTGTCCTTGGCTCTGTACACCGCCAATAGCCTTTCCTGGAAAACATATTACACATGTCAAAATGTCATCAATGCACAGGGGTGGATCCAGAACTTTTTTTAGGAGGGGGTGCACCACTAAGGAATGGCGTAACTGACTGGTGACCAGACGTAAACAAATTTTAATAGTGAATAAAAAGAAGGCTTCAACCTCGTCTCTTCCTCTACTTCGACAACAATAAACCACATGTCATCTCAAAGCCGCATTTCATCTCAGGGGTGGTGTGCACCCCCTATATCCTCCAATTAGACTTGCCCCTGATGCAATATAAGAACCTTTTCACACATAGCCAGTATGAACAGTGTATTTTTGAACCGAGAAGTTAagagcaatttttttaaaattatattccCAGCCGGAGGCCGAACTTTCcagtttgaaaaataaattttcattttaacgaTCCCCTACGCTCCAAGGATTTTCAACCTCTTCCTAGAGAGAAGTTTATGTCTATACACTCACCTCGTTGTGTTGTTGGTTCTGGTGGAGGCAATGGAGGTGTAGCTGAGGAAGACAGCATAAAACAACATCTGTCATATTGTTTCCATCTCTTCTGATTACGGCACACTAGAGCAGATTATCTCTCCAGAAGATGATTCATTTTTAGATCCAAACAAAGATTTATCTCCGTTATCGAAGTTATCCAAGTTATTTTCGTTGCTTTTCAAGGTCATCTTTGACGCGGAATCCGTTCCATTTGAGGAGCCTTtcgattctaggacgagaacgactacgagtacgagattttctcatagaacaaaattgagcgcgcgcaaaccaacgtcattttggcgggaaaaaaacgtgataccgtcgtcattttagtaggTTTTGCAAACATGTTGTCGAGGCacaacaagtcaagaacacggtagtagttttgccattttccaatctgcaaaagggctcagttaccagcaacaagaataactgagcaatctacactgctaacaaaaaggAAGATAaatcgtctgtgttataaaattttcaagtatttttgctaaaaacgggcattcaaatctcgtactcgttctcgtcctagaatctaaagctctctattaactTGACGGATCCAGCTTTAACTTTGTCTCCACGTCATCTTCGATTGTAATGATGACGTCGTTCGTGAGAGGACCCACTGAATTTTTACACGATTCCGTAGATGAATTGCTGATATTTACAGATGCTACAGAATGTCCTGAACCCAACGATTCAGCTGGCGCCTCAGCTTTCTGTGTTTGCAACGGGTGTCTCTGGGATGAAGCTATGGTTCAATGAAGCTGTTTCGTCAACGGTTACCGGTATCTCGTTCTTTGGTGCAGATGATGTCGAATGTGATGTTGATTTGCAGTTATGTTcttaattgaaattaaaattaaagcaCTTCAATGAACCAGTGGACTCGGACAGCAGAGAGATGTCAGAGATGTTATTTCTTGGTGTAGGCGCAGTTGAAACGGTCGATGACATATAACGGTCGACAAcacacttcacttcaaagaaaactaaaagaaacaaactaagaaaaaatattgacaaaaattaagacaaaaaaggttaaaaaaagacatttgtaaaagaaaaaatggaggAAAAAAAGAGTCTGAAAATTTCAAGAGTCGAAGTCGGGTTCTTAACCCTCACCCTAACATGCAGAACCCTAACCCGAACCCTAACTCACATGAACAGCGAGACACAACTCCCCGCATTCGCAACCTTTTGAGTTCTTACAGCTAATGAGTGTAATTCAGAGCTAAAAAATGGCATCGACTCTTTCAAATGGCAACGACCGTTTACGAGAGGGAAATAGGCGTAGGCACAGGGGTTTCATGGTCAGCTGTGACAGAAAACGCAGATTCAGCATTGACACGGGAGATGTGCAACGAATAAATGTGTTTGATGGTGAAGTTTATGAAGTTTCATCCACGAATTAAAAGAAAGAGTTGTCAGGGTCTGATCATTCTCTGGAGGTTCTCGTGAAGTGTTGTCTATGTCTTTTCCGATGCAACAGCAACTGCATCCTAGGAATTTggtccaaaattgttttttgtttgcctCTTTTTTCGCGAAGATTATGTTCCTTTGAAGTGTGATTCGTTCTTGTGCTTTGTTTTTCTGCGAGCTGGGACTGCTGAACCACGGTAGTGGCATCTTCATGTCACAATGCCTCTCAGTTCATTTGCATTTCATGACACTTTGtcagttaaggacggtgcctactattgttattgcgcatacgttgtGCCCATCtacagatactcggatttcctatcgccaatgcttactaatacagggatatttttgcgcggtttaaaactatccgtataaagtagatcttagtaagtactcttggtatccaaaaagaaaattgagaaaaaacgccatacattgctttgtattttaaagctttttacagatattattcatggattatctttgaaaaatgcgtggttacccccaattttctttttggatttcaatagaacTTGTTatgatctacatttcctgcataatcacacatcggggaaaaaatatcaataattagtaggcaccgtccttaacagtGAAACAAACCGGCGAACGCTCGAAGGGTCATCATGAAAACTGAGGATCAGCACCCTCCCATAATTAACAAACGACAAGTGGAGTTACTGTTTCAGCCACTATTTAAAAACAACGTTTGATAGGGTGAAATTTGCCAACACTTGAGAGAGACCCTTTTTGCCACAGCAGCAATATGTAATTAACTGGGAGTGGAGTTATGCCCCCTCCTCCCtctaaatttaaatttcaagtagctgaaaattatttttcctcaacgCATGCTAAGTGAAACCAAACAAATGACGTGTGCGCCCGGGCGTATTATTCGACCTTTTTGCCACATGTTTGGTACTGTAATACTCGTAATGCTCAAGTCCGCGCCGCCCGTCGAACTTTGGCTTGTAAAGTAAAGGTTCCTGCGTCCCCAACCCCTACCCCTATATTTCACAACAGTGACAGGCTCCCTAACGTTAGGCCTCAGAGAACTGTGGTGCGTACAAGTGAGATAGGGGGAGTGGGAGTGAAGGTAGATTGGGTATCTAACATGTTCAACTTGCGCATGATCTTTTTCTTGTACTAGCCTTATAGTACCAAGTATGAATAAGGACATGTGTCCGTGGTAAAATACTAGATACTGATAAGGAAGGGATGAAAATGAACTGGGTTTAAAATAAGTTTTGGTAGCTGGTAAAAAAGCATCGCTGTGGGATTCGCTTCAGACTATAGAGGGAGGAATTGTTTAACGCGACAGCTCCTACAAGGGGAACTTGTTTGACTGGAAAAACAGAAACCCAGCAGTTTATTGCAATGCATGCATTTTATTATGATAACCTTATCTATGGCTTGTACAAATAGATCTTGTGCAAGGCGGTTAATTATATCAGGGATGGAATAACATACCGAACAACATCTGCTAGGAACCGCAAAGTATTCAAAATCAAATCATCGCCCTTATTTTGGCCTCAATCATACAGTAAAAGAATGGTTTTTCTCTCCTCGCGCCATTTTTTGCTACGAAGGGACGTGCTAAGAGATGACATCATTGAATGATGAAGAGAAAGTAAAGCAAAGAAATTTCTGGTAAACAATCTTTAAATCAGTTTTATTAAAACATAGAGTACAACCGCGACCAGATGACAGCTTTAGGCCAATTTAAGTGGCAAGTGTTAACAGGTTGAAGTTCCTGCCATCATTTGTCAGGCAAGGGAAAAACCTGCAAAAAAGAAAGTAGTTAGTCACCAATTGCCAAGAAATTACCATAGCAAGCAGGTGTTTGCGCAAGCATTTTGGATGATTAATTCTTTAAGAATTAATACTAAGTTCAGATAAGAGTGCACACAGAACTGACTTCCTACAAAAGGAAATACTACTGACTGGAACTTGGCTCCAGCTGAAAGCAATTTTCAAGAAGAAAAGGGTCTTTCCTGTTGGTAAATCATCAGCAGGACAGCCTGGTCCTTTGGGAAGGAAAAGAAAGTCCTTAGATTGCAGGAAATTCTTAGTTTCTTTAGTTTTCCATCACCAACCTCACTTGCTGCATCTGTACTTAACAGTAAGGTACTTGTATGTTCCATAACACGGATCCCCAAACACTGAATTATTTGCTCTCAGAACACATGAAGCTTTTCTTTGGCAATATTTCCGCACAATGACCAATGACTTTGTGGCTTTGCATTTGGTGGTGCGAATTGGCCCTCCTTTACACGTACGCTTGTTTGAACGGCCATACCTTGCCTGCACAATCTTCATTTTTCGGCCGGCTTTGCATATCAATTTGGCTGCTCTTCCCTCACAAATAGTAAACGAACTGAGATTGTGAGGTTTAATTCTCGGCTTATCTGAcgcgaaaaacaaacaaaaaaaattaaagaaagaatgTCAAGGAATAACAAAAACACAGCTACGATACTTTGAAAACAGATATTCAGTACTTCAGTAAACGCTGTGCCAGGAAATAGTTCCTC
Protein-coding sequences here:
- the LOC136914681 gene encoding L-rhamnose-binding lectin ELEL-1-like isoform X2, with the translated sequence MNTETGIIIERKSNPTMNKNMMNRLKKMDKKVDNIMRIMRKVMKGDKPRIKPHNLSSFTICEGRAAKLICKAGRKMKIVQARYGRSNKRTCKGGPIRTTKCKATKSLVIVRKYCQRKASCVLRANNSVFGDPCYGTYKYLTVKYRCSK